GGTGTTATCGAGAAAATTGAAGCCGGGTATTTTAATGATCTCGGGGTCGATGCTATCTGGATGGCCCCGGTGATTGAGAACATCCATGGCTACAATGAGTCCGATAAACACACCTACGCTTTCCATGGCTACTGGCCTAAGGACTGGACTGCCGTAGATGCCAACTTTGGCACCGAAGCAGAACTGGCAGAATTGATTGAGGTAGCTCACAGCCAGGGGATTCGCGTATTGCTGGATGTAATTCTCAATCACACCGGGCCAGTCACTGAACAGGATTCCAGATGGCCCTCGAGTTGGCTGCGGAATAGCCAGCAATGCGATTGGTCTGACTATGCCGGCAACGTTGAATGTGCAATTCACGCGAATTTGACGGATATCCTCACGGAGAGTGAGAAAGATGTCGAATTGCCGCCGCAACTGGTGGCAAAGTGGAAAAAAGAAGGCCGCCTGCAGCAAGAGCAGCGCGAGCTGGATGCCTTTTTCGAGCGCACTGGCTATCCCCGTGCCCCCAAATATTACCTGATCAAGTGGTTAACCGACTGGGTGCGTGAATACGGTGTCGATGGCTTTCGTGTGGACACCGTTAAACACGTAGAGCCACAAGCCTGGGCAATACTGAAAAAGGAAGCGGACTTAGCCCTGGCGGAGTGGAAGGCTGAGAACCCGAAGAAGAAATTGGATGATCGCAATTTCTTTATGGTGGGTGAAGTTTACCATTTTGGCGTTAACAACTTCGGTCCCAGTGTTGGTCGTTCCTACGATTATAGCGACCGGAAAGTGGACTTTTATCAGTACGGTTTTGACAGCCTGATTAACTTCGACTTTGCCCAGGTTGTGGGCCGGCCAGCGGAGGATATTTTCTCCAGCTATTCTTCCGCCTTGAACAGTGGCGAACTAAAAGGGTTCGGTGTCCTAAATTATCTAGGCTCCCACGATGACCATCACTCATTTGACCGCGAGCGTCAGCACACACTGAATGCCGCAAGTAAACTGATGTTGGCGCCCGGTGCAGTGCAGATATATTACGGTGATGAACTGGCGCGCCCCATGATTGATGATCGCGCATTCGGCGACGCCTCTATGCGCACCAATATGAACTGGGATGACTTGGAAAAGCCGGAAACCCGTGCATTGCTGGCTCATTGG
This DNA window, taken from Microbulbifer sp. VAAF005, encodes the following:
- a CDS encoding alpha-amylase family glycosyl hydrolase, with the translated sequence MGKFTSLLIGLMLGGVQAALAAEPVDPFWRNATVYFMLPDRFNNGDSSNDFPYGRKDDAAYLRGFEGGDLRGVIEKIEAGYFNDLGVDAIWMAPVIENIHGYNESDKHTYAFHGYWPKDWTAVDANFGTEAELAELIEVAHSQGIRVLLDVILNHTGPVTEQDSRWPSSWLRNSQQCDWSDYAGNVECAIHANLTDILTESEKDVELPPQLVAKWKKEGRLQQEQRELDAFFERTGYPRAPKYYLIKWLTDWVREYGVDGFRVDTVKHVEPQAWAILKKEADLALAEWKAENPKKKLDDRNFFMVGEVYHFGVNNFGPSVGRSYDYSDRKVDFYQYGFDSLINFDFAQVVGRPAEDIFSSYSSALNSGELKGFGVLNYLGSHDDHHSFDRERQHTLNAASKLMLAPGAVQIYYGDELARPMIDDRAFGDASMRTNMNWDDLEKPETRALLAHWQKLGQFRRSHPAVGAGVHQKLEDKPYTFSRTLSGEQPVVVAMELSAGEKSVSVKGVFADGIELTDYYSGKRAKVEDGRVTFDTEGTVLLLSAKLQ